The Ostrea edulis chromosome 1, xbOstEdul1.1, whole genome shotgun sequence genomic sequence caaggggggtactgaggacttattctaacatagatccccacgggacgaaAACATAGTTGAAAGTGATTAGAGACgcgatttattttgtttattatatgattgaataattcaaaacattgaaaccGGCGAGTAGAAACATATCAAACAATAGATAACAGGCCATCTTTAGATCGGTTGTAATATTACGACAGTTCAACAATTATTTTTCCAGTTCACGCGAAGTCACACTTTCTTACAGCGAGAATGTAAAACTGAGTCGAACATGAGTAGAGAGTACAGGAGACGGGAATTTTCGCTACACGACCAAATTATGATAACCAACAGTGCACGTGTGACAATATgctttcatttacatatttcatcAGTGATACTAGCGGCctttcatgtatatgtacattatctTTTCATTATGGATCCGGACATAAGCACTTTCAGCCATCATATCGGTGTTGATGTTTCTTGTACTACatgaatatcattaaaacatacaatagTTTCCGATGTGATCATTCAAGTCTCTTTACAAAttgttttgatttgaaaattcgCAATTTAATTTTGATCAGATGTTGAAAGTCAAATATTGAATTGACCTTGAAGGCACGTTTGGGTAAAATAACATTCTGTTGTTTCAGTCTAGTTGATAGatctcagccaatcagaaagcttggaattattcaatcagaTAGTAAaatcttttcattttatatccATATTCATCTTTTACAATCCTTATACCAAtctattatttgatatcaacacacaattttaaaatatcttttcttGTTATAATATTCTTTAAATTGTgtataaaaatctttaaaatgaaaaagtgaaaaatttagagttgggcaaacacggaccccaaaTGACACCCAATGTGGTATCAGGTGCAATTCAGTCCCcggggatagggtggggccacaataagggatcaaagtgttagatgctgatatatagagaaaaaaccTTCAGAAATATCTCtagaactatttaagctagggctttcatattttgtaaatacattttgtacgaaaagacctttcatgtgatgcaatggtgtgtgtgattttgacctggaagtttgacctacttttcataaaaatatctcCTTAACTATTTAAGGGACTAgttcacgtttttttttttttttcattttcaaagttaaaaattaataatgtagctcatttaatgttgacaaccaaaatttggaccgtctgaatgcaaggattagagcaatattttagctttgattttgtgttatgtaaacaatgcctctagtctttttatgtaaacaaaccagtgaaacgttttttgtttgttttgatgttttctgccacactcaacaatttttcagttatatgatggcgcccagtttttattggtagaagagagaacccagatacaatgaacctgggaagagaccaccgaccttccgaaagtaaactgggaaactttctcacttaccagtgcgagcgggattcgaacccgcgccggcAGAGGtaagaggccgtgtgattttgagcgcaatgctctaaccacttggctacgccccccccccccccccccccccgtgaaaCGTTagttttgtaattcaaagcatctttatataatacaattacaaattataactttttaatgacacattttacctaaagaatacttgagatgtgatataataataaacttggatcaatatccatttatttttgaaaaccccgtgaataacacacctcaatttTAGTTtccaaaacaaataattaactTTATATAATGaacttctgtcatgatgaataacctcaattttttgtgaaaccttctaaataTATTAGActgtaaattttgatcatttaatgtgaaaaacaaaatttggaggaaaatcgtgaatcagtccctttaagatagagctttcatgttttgtatatatatagatttcttatggttATGTCTTTcgtatcataccatgatctatgaccttgtgacctttgtcttatccagaacagcaagatcatgttagtcatattggtatgCATTTCTGTGTTTCGTGAATTTATCGTCAGTGatgttgtgatcctttaggTTTGGATAAAAAATGTTCATGGTAATAAAGATTAATaaaacaatcttttttttttaaatcactaataaaacaatctttttttaaaatcaaaatagcTGAACGATGACAGGACCAAGAtaattcaggtgagcgatgtggcccatggccTCTTGCTTTTCGATGTTTTTCCCAAAGTGCCcgttttggttgtttacattaGAGTATTATGTTTAGTAAAGAACGATATGGTGGAACGTTTGGAGATCGTTAAAAATCAAAACGTTCAacaaatgttgttttaaaattaaatagaaaatattaatctcaattttctttgaaaaggaAACAATACaactttgtttttctttctcaaaatcaaaacaaaagataAAAAGAGAAGCTAGTCAATACAAAAACTtcataaatatgatatatcaCAATACTTTACCGAAATTTCTATCGCGTTACACGACCAAATTTACCACTGCAGAtaaccatttttttttctattcctAACGTTATTTAGAAGAAACAACCAGATATGATTTGACGGGGCTGGAAACCAGTGTTATGACGTATACTACAAGTATAACCACCAGCTTTTTCGTCACAGGCTCCAAGATGGCTGCTGAAGAGACAACCTCATCGAAAACCGCTGCCATCAATCCCATTGGTATTGCTGTCATAATCGTCTCGTCTGTTGCAGTGATCATCATTGTGGCTTTCCTCATTTTGTCTTGTGTCACGAAAAAATGTCAGAACGAATAAAGTAATATGTGATGTTAGTCTTTTGATATATGTTAAAATCAGTTAGAGAAAACAACGACACCAGACAAACCAGTCTTGATTGAAAGTAgtattttcatgtatacaaacccCAACGTCATTATTTAAACCATTGTGAACATTCCATGTTTCTTTATACAACTGTATCCTCTCAAAAATCCAAAAGATCGTAAGTACAAAAAACGAGATTAACTGGTGGTGGCTATTTGGCTCACGTGACTTGAAATGGCGGTGGTGTATCTCTGTTCTGGGCTTTGAAAATGTTGGTGATTCTGATGAAAAGAGAAGTTATGTAGTGTAATGTTCTGTGTGTATAGTATTAAATtaatatcagtttaaactacactTGTTAGCAATTATCTGTGGAATCATCAGTTTGTTTAATGtaaagtatgtaaaacttatacggtaccaattttgatgcaccagatgcgcatttcgacaaataatgtctcttcagtgatgctcaaccgaaatgtttgaaatccgaaataactacaAGTTTTAGAGCTacatatagccaaaaacagcgtgccaaacaagtggagccaattcgtccaaggataagagctatgcatgagggagataatccttaattttgaaatgaatttctaaattttataacagcaattaaatatacatccgtattttcaagctagtaacgaagtacttagctactgggctgtagagaccctcggaaactaacagtccaccagcagaggcctcgaccgaggggtcataatgtaaaacttatacggtaccaattttgatgcaccagatgcgcatttcgacaaataatgtccttcaatgatgctcaaccgaaatgtttgaaatcgaTTATATCATTCCACAAACTGTttacaattttaacattttttgtgCATGCTGGATCGATACCAATGCAATATCTCAACATATTtccttaattatttttatccatattttatgtatttatacatgtacatgtagtacgaTCCAATCAGAGTTTATTCATCCAATTGTTTTTATTCCCTCGCCACAAAATGGTCGGAGCATATATTTTTACCCTTGTCCGTCCTTCCGCAAAACCCATTTCCCCGGACTTTTTCTAAACGCCttaagatattgaattgatttttttttttgtatgcaggtgtatattggCGAGTTAGAGTTTCGTTCCGGTTCATTAATTTTTGATGAAGTTGTGCtcatttaacataaaaaaaaaaatactgttacgaccagttttcca encodes the following:
- the LOC130054652 gene encoding uncharacterized protein LOC130054652 isoform X1 — translated: MEALLFKVLLCTYPNGCSVCSKITLDNASIIVTGVDWTQCVDTREYNMIVKNSANNVLYQNSTSCCKGNITIYFDVDEETTRYDLTGLETSVMTYTTSITTSFFVTGSKMAAEETTSSKTAAINPIGIAVIIVSSVAVIIIVAFLILSCVTKKCQNE